The Aedes albopictus strain Foshan chromosome 1, AalbF5, whole genome shotgun sequence genomic interval gccgtccgtcaatcagaacgtggtcgatttgagattccgtctgctgtggtaacgataagggaggctgtgttggaaaaaggtgctacgtatggccatatttttggaggcggcgaaatcaatgagtcgtaggccgttttcgttcgtttgctggtgggcgctgaacttaccaatcgtcggtctgaattcctcctcctggcctacctgagcgttcaaatcacctatgatgatcttgacgtcgtggcttgggcagcgatcgtactcacgttcgagctgcgcgtaaaatgcgtccttgtcatcatcagtacttccggagtgtggactgtgcacgtttattcccaagtaaccacaagcattatatcattgcacgaattagactgcatatcaaccgttgcaatgcgaaatgcagtaattctacacttatcatgcaataatcctttagattggcattatcaatgttttgatgcattacattttttctttacattagggtgcattaaaaggtgatatacgataattcaataattcaacactgcagaaactgtataaatgcaatgtacaaactagcaaagggtgctctaacaatacaattataaaagcttgactctaatggtaaacaaatgaaatcaagaagagctaACAACTTCACGGTCAActatagcggtcttcaacacttttggttcgactcccgaccaacttaatcctcgtttgaaccaccgatcggcGACTTTCTTCAGCAACACCATTTtaaagatgaccttttctcttttctgatgatcatatgctAATAATGATGGATACCGCAATTAGCATAATGTTATGAGCAGTgtacgaagggtgttttaattttcttatattatcttctagaatgcattatgtatttatcagtggtTTATCAGAATGTGActacagggattctattacatatgccatagtcgttttgccctctactgcaatggttGAGGCACAAGAACAGTtttcttttagttaatgaaatatctcttGTTGGTCTACggcaccagcgcgtatggaactcatctagcggtcttcaacacttctggttcgactcccgactcgGCAActaaaaaaatggttaaaacattcatgggGGGGGgtgcattagtaccgtcgataacgaaacggtgctaaaaatagattattgttttggtttttcgtgttgcacgtattaaactgtgctaatgcaaatgtacagcacatgcatttatgtcactttagcaatggctgtcaacgtgctgcaatatgtggcactaatttaattttagtggggcccttttcgactttaatattgcttcaatgaggtgtttaaagtagtgcagcattatttacacaattttaaatataaatatatgaccaaattgatgcacttatatacagcttcgtggttacttgggttatgctgaagttgaagaatcggcctttgatcctcaacctgcacattctttcgtcgatcggccaccaaccgatcacgcgcctctgcatatcacccatcacgatgaaagctgttcccagctcgcgtgtgttgccgcagctttggtagatggtatttttttttccttctaaaccatagggggataatctgctcaacagacaccctaacagaaggttagggtagtgtaggtctgacaggccgtcttctacaacaaaagtaaaatccaggactactctctcctcgtacccactaaaccattcctatggtcgccaaaccctacgtctctccggaaccaccaagaaggtattgcttcagagaggggctagtgcacatcgcacccacaaggttagctgcgtgtaGTATATGAGATTGACAATTGTGTACTAGTCTGGACATTGGATTGAATAAAACGAACTGCGCGAAGCGCATTTCATTCATTCTTCCATCGGACACGGAGCGTGCAACACACTAAGAGTTGGATCAAGCTGACGGTAGCAGCGAggttttgaaaaattctctcGCTGTTACTTCCCACCCCGCCGGGCCGAGGCTCACACCCAGAGCGCCATTTCCTCGATTCGTGAGTTTTCTTGCGACAGTCATCCGACCCAGTTGGTAGCTGGGCAAACGATCAGAATGGACTCGTCAGATGTCGGTCGCGACAGTGGCGCAACATTCAACGGACCGCTGGCTCCCACAAAGTAAGTTTGCATAGACTCCGGTGGAAATAGACGGAggtctagttaaaaaaaaaaaagattcttcaaggaattcctccggggatcattccaggaattccgtcggggattcttccgggaattcctccgagaattcctccgaggattcctccgagaattcctccgagaattcctccgaggattcctccgagaattcctccgagaattcctccgggaattcctccaggaattcctccaggaattcctccgggaattcctccaggaattcctccgggaattcctccaggaattcctccgggaattcctccgggaattcctccaggaattcctccgggaattcctccaggaattcctccgggaattcctccaggaattcctccgggaattcctccaggaattcctccgggaattcctccaggaattcctccgggaattcctccaggaattcctccgggaattcctccaggaatttctccgggaattcctccaggaatttctccgggaattcctccaggaattcctccgggaattcctccaggaattcctccgggaattcctccaggaattcctccgggaattcctccaggaattcctccgggaattcctccgggaattcctccaggaattcctccgggaattcctccaggaattcctccgggaattcctccaggaattcctccgggaattcctccaggaattcctccgggaattcctccaggaattcctccgggaattcctccaggaattcctccgggaattcctccaggaattcctccgggaattcctccaggaattcctccgggaattcctccaggaattcctccgggaattcctccaggaattcctccgggaattcctccgggaattcctccaggaattcctccaggaattcctccgggaattcctccaggaattcctccaggaattcctccgggaatttctccaggaattcctccgggaatttctccaggaattcctccgggaatttctccaggaattcctccgggaatttctccaggaattcctccgggaatttctccaggtaaagGTGCTCTCAAATCTGTAGAACAAAGCATATAGGGTgaccaagggtattatcggcaggtttgttcgcttcgtcatgaggggtttttgcgggccgaattgcctgaaatttgggcatataactcagcttggttgggaaggatttgaggccaactctgagaccaacaggtttcaaaaaaccacccatgacgaagagaacaaaaaggccgaaaatacgtaagttccactatcattgttgcggtcaatgcacacctatgtttttagtgttttgaaaagcttagactCTCAGGTTTCTAATAGTGAAGTCGGATTTGAAATCGGTAATTGCGTAcacaagatggctgccaaaaatttttcaacttcaaataaaaggtctatactttcccttGATAGAAACGTTAAATTTTGTAAATgttacaacattaaattttgagatatgcgataaattaggtgccatttgatgaaaaatcatcatttttgtcaccttgtcagccccttgccaaacgaggggtccatcaatttaacccaaccacACTGAGCCAACTCTCCCAATCATCGTTATATGCCAGTCCTATATTtctgcactattggaatatcatatgaatctaaacttgggttgaaaatgggaagtgagagttatatgcgacgcatgtggtatgactcaatgttctaaatttcaccaggttaggcccatcgggcaaaATGGTGTTGGTGatacgataattttgaagtagtagtcgtgtcatgtcaacttcggcaagccgaaatcgcacgaagttgccgaaggtgacgtcacgttccagaagctgcgaacaaattttctagcgaacgtgacgtcgcgatcagctgatcggtttgtttacatatttttatcgacaaatacaggcaaacatatacgttcacccggacctgtgaataattgacatcgggtATGACTCTCAGATCGCCATTATACTGTTATATGTCttgcattttgcttctatcatgtgggctgagtgcgccaatgtatatgcaactccaataatatccttcacattttgaaaaaaagtctgCTTAGGCTGGAGCGCGAATCGAACTCACAACGCCTAAATGaccgacgccgctaaccgcacgaccacaAAGCTCAGTTAGAGGAATTGTGAATTTCTGCTAAACGTATTCcactttatctgccaatgttgcttttcaacgcggccaaagttatatgcacagctaaTGTATCGATTGTGTTATAtgcatataactccgatatgcgTAAATGCCATTGAGTTTTATTAGAAGACTTTTCAATCGGAACTGTTTATGATATGATacgtataacgattcatttgaTGTGAACGTGTCAGACTACGGGTACCATTTATGTGCAGTGTCTGATAaaataggctcttagaattatttcagtgcaaaatggttttcatccttttttatcatattctagcgaataagcaagacAAATTTGAAAttccagactttatgtaaatggcggcctggtttcagcgagaattctcCGAgctctcaataaaaaaaaacatacctaTTTTCTGCTTCTGGCGTAGAATGATCACCGGTTCAAAAGGAATATCTTTCGAATGGAAAGCTACACATTTACGAGGAAAAATCAGTCCATTTGAAAAAGAGACCTCATCTTAAGATATGGCCATGTAAATTACTTACATAAATAAGAGTGAATATTTGCAAATATAACAACAGCTCAAACAAACGATCCACGAAACCTCTAACCACCGTCCACGCGGGGAACTCGACCGCCTGCGTGCGGATTTCGTTGGAACTCTTCCGGAGATGGATTCATTGCTGAAAcgaaatagaatacattaagAACCATCGCGACAAAATGAGCCAAACCTCTTGCACACTTACGTCGATTTCCCCGGGGACTCACCCGGCGGCGCTTGACATTGCTTGGGCCCGGCTGTTGCCCATCGTCAGCCGACGGAGGCCGCCGTCGTGGCGGAGCACGGGGCGCAGAAGGGAAATCTATGACACAGCTGTCTGAACTGTCCGACCCGTAGGACAGTTCCGATTGTTTACCACCACCGATCACCGACTGGGAGCTTATGTCCACCGATTGCGATGTGGACGAAGACTGGCCTTCGGCGAGCACTATCTGCGATGAGCGGCGACTGAGGTGTTGGGACTGCGATTGAGACGACGGATGGATGTCCCAGTTGCCTGCGGGCTCTTCCGACGATATTTGAACCTCGCTAACCACGGTAATGTCACTCCCGCTGATTAAGAAGTGCGTCCCACTGCCTCCCGAGGCGACCGACCCGATTTCGCTTTCGTCGTCTGAACCTGTCCAGGGGGGATGAAGGTTGACGATCGCATCGGTTGGTGAACAGGTCTGATACTTACCGACAGCACGAATCTCCCTGTCGGAATCACTcagcagaaccggttccggttctGGCAGAGGTGATGGCTCCGTTACCATCACAGCGGGAACAGTCGGAATTCTACTGTGATGCCTCTGTCCGATCACCATCGGAGTTTTGTCGATCAGGATGTCGAAGTTGTCGATCAGCTGGCTGCCGCCAGCTTCCGAGATGTCCATGTAACTGACGCAGACGTCGTGGTATTTCCGTTTCATGCTTTCACAAAGATCTTCCCGGTCGACGTAATGTTCGTTCCGCATTCGATGCGCCTCCGGGAACAGATTCATCAGTAGTTTCAGCTTGTGCGATTTGGGAGCCATCCGTTTGGCCACCGCTTTGTACGGGGAGCAAAGCTGAGTGTTCTCCGTAATGATGATACGATCCTCGGTGGCATAAGGATCGTCCTCCGACACATAATCGGCTAGCAAATTTAGCAGCCGCTGGTCATTCAGAATGCTATCCGCCCGGAAAAGACTTTCTCCCGGGTGGAGATGCTGGTAGAGAACCGGATTGGGGGAACAGATCGGGCAGAACAGTTGAATATCCTGTAAATAAACATGATTGACTGTTAACGAAACAACAAGGTCCATTTGTCTGTGGATGTTTACCTTCGCTTCGCGGCAGAATTGGACCGCTTTCTCGTTGTAGCCGAGGTAAATCAGAAACGGCGAATATTGACTGCAGGTGTAGCAGCGCAGGATGTGGTTCCTACCTAGAGACGAAAACACTGAATCTAGCGATACGTTATGCACGGAAACACCCATTTTCGAAGCACCAGAAACCGGGTACGCAGCTATTTCAAGTTTGAAAAAGGATCACTTGCGAACGACACCGCCAACCGCCATGATTTGCGTCGACTccaaaccgcaaacaaaattgaaaacAGCTGTCAACAACAGAGCGACCAATGTTTGGAGAGTTTTGAATGCCGACTCTCACAAAAGTTGCACTCTCGTTGAAATCTACTCACAATCGGCTTTTTTAGGAACGATCATAAATTTCCAACATTATTGggtaatgggccttttcatttgacgtcttaaatcagctgattgttcgggcgtttgacagttcttctatgaagatgacacgttcttgttagcagctgttgttcaagctttgtaaacaaatgcatgcacggatctgtcacatgaaaaggcctatagtacggagatcgcatcaccgacgaaccgacgtgacagtggcgatccaaaactgtccccccctaatttaacggtcgaccagcgaagcgagcgatcgcttctgtcaaatcagcacagacgcgaaccgtttcctatatgaacacacgggggtttggtgtcgagctatcaaatcatcgcgagccgttatagaggtggcgatagtgttcggctatttttcatcatggcgtcgcggacaacaaatttgaatttatttgttctagctgtcacgtcggttcgtcggtgatcgcATCCTTGGTCtctctcgatgcgtggaaaattcagccatggaatcgctcaagaaataatgaagcgtcgctttattccggatcctagtacggagctgaaacgaaatgtcaaatcaaatggggtttgctgtgttaaatttcttgaccatatCCTACTCATATGCCCAAAATATGCACAATCAAGAGCCAAATACAAAATACTTACATTATACAACaacatattgcttttttcactgaaaaatttccttgcttcgctgagcaacatgacgtttccttccagcgaaggcttacgcgatacaggaaatcactgaattacacactaacacagcagaaaATCTGTTAACATAACCTCAATACGTGCCTCAATACacgtgcattttcagcgaaaagctctatttgcgtgacaacaatccactcccatgactaacgggcgaccgccgtcaaatatcaggattgccaactgcccggcgactgctgtcaggtctctttgtcgccgaatcggcactgggtcttcggcgcggaaacccaaaggtgggaatacaattttggggtttgcgcgaaATAGAAACTTTACTGAGACAAGCTGCCACTAAAGACTACGAAGAAATTTaagaatttgttaaaattgtaggGTCTTAACCTTGCGCCACTAATACTAATGCATGTACACAACAGGCTCACCTTTAATGAAGGAACTTGAAACGATTGACAGGAGCGGGAAAGCAGAAAAGCGCGCGAACGGGAGTGGTGATCGAACAGCGACGGGAGTTAGACGCTTGAGGAATCCGGATTCCAGATTGCTTTCCGCGGGGACTGACCGGAGGAAGATTCCTTCGGGACTCGTTCGGGACATGACTACTCGGCCTACTACATCTGGCGACGAGGTGAAAGAAAAAGTGAACCTCGAGTTGTGGCTGATTTGTGAGCTGATTAGTTTTGTTGTGATGGGTGTTtggcagggtacgaaaaacggatcacgccgaaaaacaaacgctttgtcctaagcgatgcatgttggtaacaaaggcgctccgcaacaaacgcatgtcaggcgatgagagcaataaaataaacatcgcttgccgtgcgtgtaatgatattccggcttttctgctgaaatttttaaCCCACGTAATCGAGTTTATAAGCATTTGGACTAATtatgactcttgcaaacctcagaatcGAGTTTcacttgtaaaacaatgcgaaaatcacgaagaGAATAGAATGAGACAAATATTTCTACCGTTTTTGTTGAtgatatgatgatattgttctaccatctattgtagcaaggcagctgcctatagcactggaataatctgaaaagcgatttgatcaagattgtgctgttgttagtggtcagtcattctcctatatgaagggccaaaaagggttgtgcggacccgcaagcagagacacttgcgcgaaacccgcgtcaggggaaaagaatctccttccagaagaaagttctcacgaacaactgcacaATCAAGCCCTCGACTcggccctcgattgacagaatactcccaatagatggggtcgaagagcccgccctcaatccacgaaatgttaacaaca includes:
- the LOC109429315 gene encoding uncharacterized protein LOC109429315, encoding MGVSVHNVSLDSVFSSLGRNHILRCYTCSQYSPFLIYLGYNEKAVQFCREAKDIQLFCPICSPNPVLYQHLHPGESLFRADSILNDQRLLNLLADYVSEDDPYATEDRIIITENTQLCSPYKAVAKRMAPKSHKLKLLMNLFPEAHRMRNEHYVDREDLCESMKRKYHDVCVSYMDISEAGGSQLIDNFDILIDKTPMVIGQRHHSRIPTVPAVMVTEPSPLPEPEPVLLSDSDREIRAVGSDDESEIGSVASGGSGTHFLISGSDITVVSEVQISSEEPAGNWDIHPSSQSQSQHLSRRSSQIVLAEGQSSSTSQSVDISSQSVIGGGKQSELSYGSDSSDSCVIDFPSAPRAPPRRRPPSADDGQQPGPSNVKRRRVSPRGNRPMNPSPEEFQRNPHAGGRVPRVDGG